One window of Felis catus isolate Fca126 chromosome D4, F.catus_Fca126_mat1.0, whole genome shotgun sequence genomic DNA carries:
- the LOC101086855 gene encoding immunoglobulin-binding protein 1-like encodes MATAGDALLLLRLPALFETSKQLLDEVEAATEPTGSQIIQDKVFRGLDLLKKAAEMLSQLDLFSRNEDLEEIASTDLKYLMVSAFQGALAMKQVNPSKRLDHLQWAREHFLNYLTQCQYYHVAEFELPQTNSADNNTASSSMACPSLVAVASERQAKIERYKQKKEVEHRLFALKSAVESGQADDECVREYYLLHLRRWIGISLEEIESIDQEMKILREDDSSKDASTSYSSPQDRPPMKPFVLTRNVAQAKVFGAGYPSLASMTVNDWYDQHQKYGALPDQGIAKITPELKRAAQQQEDQKQKEAEEEEEEEEEGEETLHRVREWDDWKDTHPRGYGNRQNMG; translated from the coding sequence ATGGCAACAGCCGGAGACGCGTTACTGCTACTGCGGCTCCCCGCGCTGTTCGAAACCAGCAAGCAGCTTCTGGACGAAGTGGAAGCAGCGACTGAACCCACCGGTTCCCAGATAATTCAAGATAAGGTATTCAGGGGACTAGACCTCCTTAAGAAGGCTGCTGAAATGTTATCGCAGCTCGACTTGTTCAGCCGAAATGAAGACTTGGAAGAGATTGCTTCCACAGACCTGAAGTACCTGATGGTCTCAGCTTTTCAAGGAGCGCTCGCCATGAAACAAGTCAACCCCAGCAAGCGTCTAGATCATTTGCAGTGGGCTCGAGAACACTTTTTAAACTACTTAACTCAGTGCCAGTATTATCATGTGGCAGAGTTTGAGCTGCCCCAAACCAACTCAGCTGATAATAATACTGCTAGTTCCTCCATGGCGTGTCCTAGCCTCGTTGCTGTGGCATCTGAAAGACAGGCTAAAATAGAGAGATACAAGCAGAAGAAGGAGGTGGAGCATAGGTTGTTTGCACTGAAATCTGCTGTGGAAAGTGGTCAAGCAGATGATGAGTGTGTTCGTGAATATTACCTTCTTCACCTTCGAAGGTGGATCGGTATTAGCTTAGAAGAGATTGAGAGCATTGACCAGGAGATGAAGATCCTGAGAGAAGACGACTCCTCAAAAGACGCATCAACTTCTTACTCATCTCCTCAGGACAGGCCTCCAATGAAACCCTTCGTTCTCACTCGGAATGTGGCCCAAGCCAAAGTATTTGGAGCTGGTTATCCAAGTCTGGCATCTATGACGGTGAATGACTGGTATGATCAGCATCAGAAATATGGAGCATTACCAGATCAGGGCATAGCCAAGATAACACCAGAGCTCAAAAGAGCAGCTCAGCAACAGGaagatcagaaacaaaaggaggcagaggaggaggaagaggaggaggaggagggggaagaaacaCTCCACAGAGTTCGGGAGTGGGATGACTGGAAGGACACCCATCCCAGAGGCTATGGCAACCGACAGAACATGGGTTAG